The sequence TTTGGATAGTCATCCGCATGTAATTGAACAACAAATAAAAAAAAGCCGAAAAACAAGAATAACAGTTTTTTCATCATAGAAAAGTGCTCAAGTACAGAATTCTTGTGATTACTTTTTTCGCTATGACGCAAAAGACGGCAGGCGAATTTCTATAGTGGTCCCCTTTCCCACCTCCGATGACTTAATTTGTATAGAGCCGTCCAGGAAATCTTCCATAATCCTCTTTACCATGCTGAGTCCGACTCCCCAACCCCGTTCCTTAGTGGTGTAGCCTGGCCGGAAAACATTTTTCCAGTCCCGTCTGGCAATTCCCCGCCCATTGTCACTCACGCTGATAGAAACATCATTGTCCATTTTCTCTGACTTTAGCGTAACCTTACCGTCCCCCTTGTCAATGGAATCGATGGCATTTTTTATAAGGTTTTCCAGCACCCAGCTAAGCAAGGTTGGTGACGTCTTGGCGGTTACTTCCTGGCTATCCACACTGAGCACCATTTCTTTTGCACCGCTAGGAAGCCGGCGCTCAAAATAGGACTTCAGGTTTTCAAGGAAATCTCTAACCTCAACCGGCTCCATTTTTGGAACAGAGCCCATACGCGAGAAACGTTCACTAATCTCCTGAAGTCGGGAAACATCGGTGTCCATTTCCGAGGCAAGCTGAGATGACTCCTCGGGATGATCCTTCAATCGTTCTACCCACCCCATTAAAGATGAAACGGGTGTTCCCAGTTGATGAGCGGTCTCCCTTGCCATACCGAACCAGATGTGCTGTTTTTCCGTATTCCTGATCACCTGGAAACCTGAAAAGCCAAAGAAAATGAATAGGGCTACTGCCCCAATCTCAATGTATGGCAACATCTTCAACCGGTTAATTAGGACGGAATCCCCAAAATGGAGATGACCGAGCTCATACACTCTGGGACCAGCGTCAACATCCCCATCA comes from Candidatus Neomarinimicrobiota bacterium and encodes:
- a CDS encoding HAMP domain-containing histidine kinase — translated: MRIYKQAGNIKGALFLGAVILIIGLFIYTQSIINALRSESRETVSLYAHIMAKGVTGANDNELDFVFREIILKVTFPIIQSDADGNPVNWRNLVDDGDIEKETVREIMEAMDSQNDPIPLVVTLDGDVDAGPRVYELGHLHFGDSVLINRLKMLPYIEIGAVALFIFFGFSGFQVIRNTEKQHIWFGMARETAHQLGTPVSSLMGWVERLKDHPEESSQLASEMDTDVSRLQEISERFSRMGSVPKMEPVEVRDFLENLKSYFERRLPSGAKEMVLSVDSQEVTAKTSPTLLSWVLENLIKNAIDSIDKGDGKVTLKSEKMDNDVSISVSDNGRGIARRDWKNVFRPGYTTKERGWGVGLSMVKRIMEDFLDGSIQIKSSEVGKGTTIEIRLPSFAS